AGTCTTCACCCGAGATATTCGTCAGATTTAGGGATGGGGGCTGGGGCACACAGCCCTCGAGTGATGACGTGTTCACGCATGAAGATGGTCCGTGATGAGACTGGATTATTACGATCTCAAAATTGTGATTGTGATATTTTTAGTCCAATTAACAGAACAGCAGAGGAGAGGAGTGTTCACTTGTATGTCAGAAGTAGACGAGCACATCCGTTTTCTGTTATCCTAGTTTGTGGCCGAAGAGGCAACCGAACCATCCACTGCCTGGCTAGATAAAGAAAAGTATTCAGGGACATAAACGAAGACAGCTTAAGCGTAAAAAGTAAACCCCTAAAGAAATGGCCTACCAACATATCTATATTGCACATCTAGTAAACGTAGCGGAAGTTCAAGTTCTCCCGGTCCGTCTTATCCTCGAATGCATGAATGAGGGTTGGATCTGCGGTACTAAGACCTTCCTCTGCCAGCAGCTTATCCTTTCTGGCGTTCTCGCGCTTGAGATGGAAGCGGAGGTAGATAACGGCGAAAGCCATACAGGCATAGCATGCGAGGTGAACACTCCAGGCAATGTGATACCGTGGTGAATCCCTGTCAAGGAACACTTGAGGACCTATTTTTTGTTAGCTGGGAACTGGGATTGTCCACTCAGAACCTGAAACACTTACCAATTGCGTTACCAGCAGCCCATGAAACGAATGTTGCAGCGACCACTGTGGACTTCTTGGTTTGACCGGCGATATTTCGTGACACCATCGACAACGTGAGAGTTTGGGCCGACCAAAATGACAGAGTGATGTAGTAACTGATGAGAAGGCCAACCTTGGTGGGCAAGGTAGTGTTTTCGACCGTTATAAGGACAATAGTTCCAACGAACGACCTGCTAAATGTCAGTCTGATCTGGCTACATaataagagaaaaaaaattgcgtACGGAATGATGAAGCAAAACATCACGATCGTGTTCTGCTTGAACTTGTTCACCAGCCATGCAGAAGACAGTAGCACAACGATAATGTAAAAACCCAGAACCATAGCAAGCAGCTGGGTTTGCAATACAGTAAAGTCAAAGCTCGACACTATGATACCGAAGAATGCGCCTAGGCCGCTGGTTGGGAGAGTGGTGAATATCTGAACAGCACAATAGCACCACATCTGGGGATCACGGAAAGCCTCCCACATCTGGTATGCATGGAATGTTCTGTTCTGAATACCTGTCTGATTGGAACGCAGACGTTCTACCATAAGACGCTTGTCTTCCTCGCTAAAGCACTTTGCGCGCATAGGCGAGTCAGGCATATACCAAACGACGAAGGCTCCCCAAAGAACGGAGATACACCCATAAGTCAGGAAGAGTGCTTGCCACGACTTGAGCACCTTGtctgatccaattagtgTAAAACAGTATGCCAGTAGGCCACCGACAATCTGTTGTGCACCGTTCATCATGTACCTATGTTGCCATTAGAATAGAGTGAACTCACCGGGAGAGGACTATTCACCCACCAGTATGTTACCGTGGCCGCTTGTTCCTCTCGTTTGTACCACATCGAGGAAAGAGTCACAAAAATGGGCTGACAGCAAGCCTCAAAGATACCCAGGAGGGTACGAACAACCACCAACCCAGTGAAGTTCTTGCAGGCTGCATGAAGTGCCAGAATCATACCCCATAGGCAGATGTTAATGCCCAAGTACTTGCCGAGTGGGACtctttggatgatccagttggtaGGATATTCGACGACCAGAACAGCGATGTAAATACACGTAGTCAACCAGGAGTACTATCGAAAGAAGTCAATTTAGCATGCTGATGGAGATGAAAGCTCAACGGAGTTGCACACCTTCTGCCCATCATTCAGATTCGCATCGTCCTTAATCCCCATAATCGCCGAGAACGACATAGTTCCCTTGTCCAAGGCCTGTAGGAAATATGTGAAAATCATTACAACGAGGACGCGTCGATCAATTAGGCGTTTGAGGCGCCTATTAGTCGCATCGTCAATTTCCACCTGGCTGTGGGCAGCATATGCTTGGATTTCTTTGTCCACGCGGGTGATGTCCATATTATCCTTCACGAAATCATCGGATGCCGAGAGAACCTGTTCGACATGCGAGATGTCTTGCTTGCTCTCGTACTCTCCCATATCAATTTTCGGGTGCCTTTTATGCACCACCTCGTTTCCCTCGACAGGGGCTGTCTCAATCCCCTGCTGGGGGTGGTCTTTGCCTTCTGACATGCCGAAATGCGAACAGTTTGTGCAAATATGTAGTTCCCCAGTGAGCACAGATGACAGGAAAGCAAGATGTTCCTTCGGACTTTTAATACCCCACGGTTTTGCTGTCAGGGCCGTACAGTATCCCAGATAAAAGTCACCATGACCACATGCAAGGGTTTTAGCCGACTGAAAGAGTCATCTGGATGTCCAATAATCAGGTCGATCGCATTAACCGGAACTCAAATCAAGTCCAATCGAGTTAAACCAAGTCAAGGAGTCACCTCCGCCTCCTTTTCAAGGTTCTTTCCCCGGCTTTCTTGGCAAATGAGGAGACAGCACGCTAGGCGTCTCCCCACGCTGGGGAATCCGGGAATCTACTCTCCCGAGGACCGAGAAATACCTTGCTCATTGCTGTAGGTCTGAATAAAGGTCCTTTGAAGGTATGTTTGTGATTTGCGACTCGGTCGTCTCTCATCCGAATCACGCTTGGCCCCCGCGGGGATGCTTCGTGGCGTTTGAATCAACGGCTCATTAGTGGAAGATGTCGGAAATCATGTTGCAATACAGGTTTAAGCAGAAAACCCGGAAAATCCTCGGACCGCCAGGCGTGCTCCATACAATATGCGTCGAACTGTCAGAATGAGATATGGCCCACCCTTGGCCCTAAACCGAGTGGTAAATTTGGCTGTAATTTTTCCCACAATAGTCCATCGGTCATCGATATCTTGTTGTCCACCTATATTTTGGTCAGAAGAACTCCCAAGACTTAAAAGCTTTAGGCTTTCCAGACTTGTTATTTTTGTTTCCCAGAGAAACAGTCGGGGAAACCAACATCCAACCTCTCAGTGTCACAAAATGTCGTCCCACAGGCACAAAGCCCTTGAAATTCACAACGCCATCCACCTGTTAATTGAGAACTTAGTCAACATCGAGGACGAGACAGGACGATTCCTGCTACCACTTCCTGATGGGCGCATTATTGATACCAAGTCATGGCATGGTTGGGAATGGACCCACGGCATCGGACTATACGGTGTGTGGAAATACTACGAGCTAACGGGCCAGGAGAGATTATTGAGAATCATCGAGGACTGGTTCGTTGCA
The nucleotide sequence above comes from Penicillium digitatum chromosome 1, complete sequence. Encoded proteins:
- a CDS encoding 2-ketogluconate transporter, putative produces the protein MSEGKDHPQQGIETAPVEGNEVVHKRHPKIDMGEYESKQDISHVEQVLSASDDFVKDNMDITRVDKEIQAYAAHSQVEIDDATNRRLKRLIDRRVLVVMIFTYFLQALDKGTMSFSAIMGIKDDANLNDGQKYSWLTTCIYIAVLVVEYPTNWIIQRVPLGKYLGINICLWGMILALHAACKNFTGLVVVRTLLGIFEACCQPIFVTLSSMWYKREEQAATVTYWYMMNGAQQIVGGLLAYCFTLIGSDKVLKSWQALFLTYGCISVLWGAFVVWYMPDSPMRAKCFSEEDKRLMVERLRSNQTGIQNRTFHAYQMWEAFRDPQMWCYCAVQIFTTLPTSGLGAFFGIIVSSFDFTVLQTQLLAMVLGFYIIVVLLSSAWLVNKFKQNTIVMFCFIIPSFVGTIVLITVENTTLPTKVGLLISYYITLSFWSAQTLTLSMVSRNIAGQTKKSTVVAATFVSWAAGNAIGPQVFLDRDSPRYHIAWSVHLACYACMAFAVIYLRFHLKRENARKDKLLAEEGLSTADPTLIHAFEDKTDRENLNFRYVY